The following proteins come from a genomic window of Novosphingobium aromaticivorans DSM 12444:
- the lon gene encoding endopeptidase La, translating to MNLYPLLPLRDIVVFPGMVVPLFVGREKSVAALEAAMSGDKDIFLLAQLDPGCDDPDRDDLYDTGVIASVLQLLKLPDGTVRVLVEGRERAMLEGLREETTAQGAMLIAQVEPIEPVVSQGTEISAMMRSVVDQFAEYAKLSKKLPQDAGGQLGDIEDAGKLADSVAANLAAKVADKQAVLSENDPMKRLEMVLSFMEGELGVLQVERKIRGRVKRQMEKTQREYYLNEQLKAIQSELGGGDGEEANEIAELQEKIDKLKLSKEARAKATAELKKLKTMQPMSAEATVIRNYLDVLLGLPWGKRSKLKKDIPAAQAVLDADHYALDKVKDRIVEYLAVQARTNKLKGPILCLVGPPGVGKTSLGKSIAKATGRQFVRQSLGGVRDEAEIRGHRRTYIGSLPGKIVTNLKKAGTANPLFLLDEIDKLGQDFRGDPASALLEVLDPEQNAKFQDHYLELDIDLSDVMFVCTANSLNLPQPLLDRMEIIRLEGYTEDEKVEIAERHLVRKQVEAHGLKKGEFTLTQEGLRDLIRYYTREAGVRTLEREIARLARKSLRQILEGKTKSVTITSDNLSDFAGVRKFRHGVSDEENQVGAVTGLAWTEVGGELLTIESVTVPGKGAVKTTGKLGEVMSESVQMAFSFVKARSPAYGIKPSIFNRKDLHIHLPEGAVPKDGPSAGIGMVTAMVSTLTGIPVRADVAMTGEVTLRGRVLAIGGLKEKLLAALRGGIKTVLIPEENRKDLAEIPTNIKEGLEIVPVSHVDEVLARALVTTPEAIEWTEADDLATQPAPTVAGPATSPTAH from the coding sequence ATGAATCTCTATCCTCTGCTTCCCCTTCGCGACATCGTCGTGTTCCCCGGCATGGTCGTGCCTCTGTTCGTGGGGCGCGAGAAATCGGTGGCTGCGCTCGAGGCGGCGATGTCCGGCGACAAGGATATCTTCCTGCTCGCGCAGCTCGATCCAGGTTGCGACGACCCGGACCGCGACGATCTTTACGATACCGGCGTGATTGCCAGCGTCCTGCAATTGCTAAAGCTGCCCGACGGCACCGTGCGCGTGCTCGTGGAAGGGCGCGAGCGTGCGATGCTGGAAGGTCTGCGCGAGGAAACCACCGCGCAGGGCGCGATGCTGATTGCCCAGGTCGAGCCGATCGAGCCGGTGGTATCGCAAGGCACCGAAATTTCGGCGATGATGCGTTCGGTCGTCGATCAATTCGCCGAGTACGCCAAGCTTTCCAAGAAGCTGCCGCAGGATGCGGGTGGTCAGCTCGGTGATATCGAGGACGCTGGCAAGCTGGCGGATTCGGTCGCGGCGAACCTTGCCGCGAAGGTCGCCGACAAGCAGGCGGTGCTTTCCGAAAACGACCCCATGAAGCGGCTCGAGATGGTGCTTTCCTTCATGGAAGGCGAGCTTGGTGTGCTGCAGGTGGAGCGCAAGATCCGTGGCCGCGTGAAGCGTCAGATGGAGAAGACGCAGCGCGAGTACTACCTGAACGAGCAACTCAAGGCGATCCAGTCGGAGCTGGGCGGCGGCGACGGTGAGGAAGCCAACGAGATCGCCGAACTGCAGGAGAAGATCGACAAGCTCAAGCTGTCGAAGGAAGCGCGCGCCAAGGCGACGGCTGAGCTGAAGAAGCTCAAGACCATGCAGCCGATGAGCGCGGAGGCGACCGTCATCCGCAATTACCTCGACGTGCTGCTGGGCTTGCCGTGGGGCAAGCGCAGCAAGCTCAAGAAGGACATCCCGGCGGCGCAGGCCGTGCTCGATGCCGATCACTATGCGCTCGACAAGGTCAAGGACCGGATCGTCGAGTACCTGGCGGTGCAGGCCCGCACGAACAAGCTCAAGGGGCCGATCCTGTGCCTCGTCGGCCCTCCGGGCGTCGGCAAGACCAGCCTTGGCAAGTCCATCGCCAAGGCTACGGGGCGCCAATTCGTGCGCCAGTCTCTGGGCGGCGTGCGTGACGAGGCCGAGATCCGCGGGCATCGCCGCACCTACATCGGCTCGCTGCCGGGCAAGATCGTGACCAACCTCAAGAAGGCGGGTACGGCCAATCCCTTGTTCCTGCTGGATGAGATCGACAAGTTGGGCCAGGACTTCCGCGGCGATCCGGCTTCGGCACTGCTCGAGGTGCTGGACCCGGAACAGAACGCCAAGTTCCAGGACCATTACCTGGAGCTGGACATCGACCTGTCCGACGTGATGTTCGTGTGCACCGCGAACAGCCTCAACCTGCCTCAGCCTTTGCTTGACCGCATGGAGATCATCCGGCTCGAGGGCTATACCGAGGACGAGAAGGTCGAAATCGCCGAGCGTCATCTGGTGCGCAAGCAGGTGGAGGCACATGGCCTCAAGAAGGGTGAGTTCACCTTGACCCAGGAAGGCCTGCGCGATCTGATCCGCTATTACACCCGCGAGGCGGGCGTGCGTACGCTGGAGCGCGAGATCGCGCGGCTGGCGCGCAAGTCGCTGCGTCAGATTCTCGAGGGCAAGACCAAGAGCGTGACGATCACGTCGGACAACCTTTCCGACTTCGCCGGGGTCCGCAAGTTCCGGCATGGCGTTTCGGACGAGGAGAACCAGGTCGGCGCGGTCACGGGTCTCGCCTGGACGGAAGTCGGCGGCGAACTGCTGACGATCGAGAGCGTGACGGTGCCCGGCAAGGGCGCGGTCAAGACCACCGGCAAGCTGGGCGAGGTAATGAGCGAGAGCGTCCAGATGGCGTTCAGCTTCGTCAAGGCGCGCAGCCCTGCCTACGGCATCAAGCCTTCGATCTTCAATCGCAAGGACCTGCATATCCACCTGCCCGAAGGCGCGGTGCCCAAGGACGGACCAAGCGCCGGCATCGGCATGGTCACGGCAATGGTCTCGACGCTGACGGGCATTCCGGTGCGGGCGGACGTGGCCATGACCGGCGAAGTCACCTTGCGCGGTCGCGTGCTGGCGATCGGTGGCCTCAAGGAAAAGCTGCTGGCCGCGCTGCGCGGCGGCATCAAGACGGTGTTGATCCCGGAAGAGAACCGCAAGGACCTTGCCGAGATTCCGACCAACATCAAGGAAGGTCTCGAGATCGTGCCTGTGAGCCACGTGGACGAAGTGCTGGCGCGGGCGCTGGTCACGACGCCCGAGGCGATCGAGTGGACTGAAGCGGACGATCTGGCGACCCAGCCCGCCCCTACGGTCGCTGGCCCTGCGACCTCGCCGACGGCCCACTGA
- a CDS encoding HU family DNA-binding protein gives MNKNDLIGSVADASGLSKGDATKAVEAVFESISGALAKGDEVRLVGFGTFSVAKRKASTGRNPRTGEPMSIKASAQPKFKAGKGLKDAVN, from the coding sequence ATGAACAAGAACGATCTGATCGGCTCCGTCGCCGACGCGAGCGGACTGTCGAAGGGTGACGCGACCAAGGCCGTCGAGGCCGTCTTCGAATCGATCTCCGGCGCTCTCGCCAAGGGCGATGAAGTGCGTCTCGTTGGCTTCGGCACGTTCTCCGTCGCCAAGCGCAAGGCTTCGACCGGCCGCAACCCTCGGACCGGCGAACCCATGTCGATCAAGGCTTCGGCCCAGCCCAAGTTCAAGGCTGGCAAGGGCCTCAAGGACGCCGTCAACTGA
- the rlmB gene encoding 23S rRNA (guanosine(2251)-2'-O)-methyltransferase RlmB → MPRQDDQPKGRALRGRAGRNRSGRGSGRGSAGAIRLWGRHAVEAALTNPNRDAKKLWGTREAIQAMLDDHDAELPASLPVEYAQAADLGRLVAKDAPHQGLVLDCAPLDDVVLDDVLDEAEGRTIVVLDSVTDPHNVGAILRSCAAFDVAALVTQDRHAPPESGTLAKSASGALEIVPWVRVVNLSRALERMSEEGYWRIGLDGDGKAVFPAALPSGPVALVLGAEGEGLRHNVAQHCDSIARLPIASAIESLNVSNAAAIALYAVATREG, encoded by the coding sequence ATGCCCCGTCAAGACGATCAACCCAAGGGCCGCGCCCTGCGTGGCCGCGCCGGCCGCAACCGCAGCGGTCGCGGTTCGGGCCGGGGAAGCGCGGGCGCCATCCGCCTGTGGGGCCGCCATGCAGTCGAGGCGGCGCTGACCAACCCCAACCGCGATGCAAAGAAGCTGTGGGGAACGCGCGAAGCAATCCAGGCGATGCTCGACGATCACGACGCCGAACTGCCCGCTTCGCTTCCAGTGGAATACGCCCAGGCTGCCGATCTCGGACGCCTCGTTGCCAAGGACGCCCCGCACCAGGGCCTCGTCCTCGACTGCGCTCCGCTCGATGACGTGGTCCTCGACGACGTTCTGGACGAAGCCGAAGGCCGCACCATCGTCGTACTCGATTCGGTGACCGACCCGCACAACGTCGGCGCGATCCTGCGATCCTGCGCCGCATTCGACGTCGCAGCGCTCGTCACACAGGACAGGCACGCCCCACCCGAATCGGGCACCCTTGCCAAGTCCGCGTCGGGCGCGCTGGAGATCGTGCCGTGGGTGCGCGTCGTGAACCTGTCACGCGCGCTGGAGCGGATGAGCGAGGAAGGCTACTGGCGCATCGGCCTCGATGGCGATGGCAAGGCCGTGTTCCCTGCCGCCCTGCCCTCGGGCCCTGTGGCACTCGTGCTCGGCGCTGAAGGCGAAGGATTGCGCCACAACGTCGCCCAGCACTGCGATTCGATCGCGCGGCTACCCATTGCCTCGGCCATCGAAAGCCTTAACGTCTCGAACGCCGCGGCGATCGCGCTCTACGCCGTCGCAACGCGCGAAGGCTGA